From the Ictalurus furcatus strain D&B chromosome 19, Billie_1.0, whole genome shotgun sequence genome, one window contains:
- the rps16 gene encoding 40S ribosomal protein S16 has translation MRIMPAKGPLQSVQVFGRKKTATAVAHCKRGNGLIKVNGRPLETIEPATLQYKLLEPVLLLGKERFAGVDIRVRVKGGGHVAQVYAIRQSISKALVAYYQKYVDEASKKEIKDILIQYDRTLLVADPRRCESKKFGGPGARARYQKSYR, from the exons ATGCG AATCATGCCGGCTAAAGGACCTCTGCAGTCTGTCCAGGTCTTCGGGCGCAAA aaaACAGCCACGGCTGTAGCGCACTGTAAGCGAGGGAATGGACTGATTAAAGTGAACGGCAGACCGCTGGAGACCATTGAGCCGGCCACGCTGCAGTACAAG CTGCTGGAGCCGGTCCTGCTGTTGGGGAAGGAACGCTTTGCAGGTGTTGATATCCGAGTGCGTGTGAAGGGCGGAGGACACGTCGCACAAGTCTATG cGATCCGTCAGTCCATCTCCAAAGCCCTGGTCGCGTACTACCAGAAGT ACGTGGATGAGGCGTCTAAGAAGGAGATCAAGGACATCCTGATCCAGTACGACAGAACTCTGCTGGTCGCTGATCCACGCCGCTGCGAGTCCAAGAAGTTCGGAGGTCCAGGAGCTCGCGCTCGCTACCAGAAGTCCTACCGTTAA